The region TCCCAACGAAAATTATATATGAAACCGCTTATATGTTATCGCCCGATTTGAGGATTCGCCACATTTCGCGCGGTATTTCCGAAAATTCTTGTGCTCGGAAGCGGCGATATCTCCGCCTGTTGGCAAGCCTGAACGAATCGTTTGTTTTCCGTTGCTTTTTCTGGCCGCTCGACCTTCGGACCTGCCCCACGGAATCGCGCGCTGCGAGTCGCGGAGTGACAAAAGCCAAAATTCTCAAGCTCAAGCCGTTCATTCATATAACTCCGGGAGCGGTGTTATAATCGCCGCCGGCCCATTCCGGGAACGGATCTGCCGTGGCAGATATGAGCGCATCCGCCAGCGAACAGCCGGGAACCGAAAATGCAGCGCGCGACGAAGCCAACCCGTCGCGCGGGCAGCAATCCGTTTCAAGCTCCCAGGCCGCGCCGCCGAAAAACGACACGTTTCCCCATCCTCACGTGATTCCGACCGCGCCCGGCGCGTCCGCGCGCACATACCAGACGACGATCCGCGTTTTAAACAAGCTCTTTCTCCCCGCGTTCAAAATCTGGGTAGCGGGCGAAAAGATCGACGACGCCATTAAAGAAACGAAAAAACTCAACGCGCGGCACCCGAAGGCGACCGCGATAATCAACTTCCTCGGCGAGCATTACACCCAGGACTGGAAAGTGCTTCGGACGGTCAACGAATACATGCGCGCGATAGGGCGAATCTCGGACAGCCGCGTTCGCGCCAGCATCAGCCTCAAGCCGAGCCAGATGGGATTCGACCTGCCGGAAAACGGCCCCTCGACCGCGGAGCGCAACATGACCGCGATTGTCGAAGCCGCGGCGAAGCGCGGAATTTTCGCGTGGATCGACATGGAGCACACGGGATACACCGACTTCACCGTCGTCACCTACCGCGAATGGCTGCGGACGATGTCGAACGTCGGAATCGTCCTCCAGGCGAATCTGAAGCGGACGATGGCCGACCTGCGCACGCTTTGCACGCTCGACCGCGGCGAGTATCCGAATCCCGCGAAAATCCGGCTCTGCAAGGGGATTTACAAGGAGCCGCCGGAAGTGAGCTTCACGCAAAAGCCGGACGTGAACCGCAATTTCGGCGAGCTTATCGAGTATTTGATAAGCGAGGCGCCGCAGGACGTTTGGGCGGCCGTCGCGAGCCACGACGACGTTTACACCGACCTGGGAATCAAGCTGAATGCCGCGCGGCCGCACGCGTTCTTCGAGGTGCAGATGCTCCGCGGAGTTCGCCCGGAGCTGCAAACCGAGCTTATGGAACGCGACATCCAGCTGGCGGTGTATACGCCGTACGGCGAGGACAGCCTGCCCTACTCGTTCCGGCGCGCGACGCGGGCGAACAACCTGACGGCGACCGTCATCCGCAGCCTGCTTTCGGGGATATATAAAAAGGTGTACCAGAAGTGATTCGCACGCCGCAGCGTTTCGTCCGTCCGACTCGGTGGTAAAATCAATCCGGTGGCGCAAGCGTGAATCTGTTGTCGAGAGCTGTTCTTTTCTTTGCCGCGGCGGGGATTCTGGCCGCGTCCTCGTGCGCCAAGGACGCGCTCAAAGGCACCGTCCAGGGCGTTGAGAGGATTAACATTAATGCCACGTTCGATTCGTTAAGACCGGAAGTTTATTACTTCATCGTCCTCAATTTCACTACGACCACCGGCGTCAACGACACCAACCGCCCGCAGCACGTAATCAGCGGCACCGACCGCGGCGAGAACTGGGACTTTTACATCGTCTACCACCACTATGGAATCGAGGGCGGGCCGGCGGCTTGGGAAACGCTCTGGCGCAGGCCGGGCGATCCGCGCTACTGGATGGACGAAATTCCGCTCCAGTTCAACCAGCAATTTTTCTACTTAAGCGCCAGCGCGTCTTCGACCGGGATTCAGATAGCGCTCGATCCGCTGGAACTTACCGCGCCCGACAATTCGGTGCCGACGCGGTTCGTGCTGGACATAATGACCGCGGACCGCGGAATTGACCGCGAGACGAACTCGGACGACCGCGGCATCGTGTACGACTGGCTCGACGACCCGGTCATCGTGAATATTGCTGTGAACGAGCGGTTGAACGAGAGCGAGCTTTTGATCGAACAGCTCGACGACAGCACAAACCTGCCGCCGGGCACGGATCTTGTAACCTGGTCGGTGCAGGTAAGCTGATGGGCTGCCTAAACAAACTCGCGGGATGCATCGGAACGATAATCATCATCCTCGCGATTATCGCGGCGATACTTTATTTCTGGCTCGTACCGCAGCTTTCCGGAAAAATAGAAGACGGGCTTAGAAAAAAGCTTATGCTCGGCCCGTCGGCGACCGTCGAGATACAGGACACCGGAATAATCGCGATGTCGCAGGGCCGTATCGAAAAGGTCGTCGTGGACGCGCCCGAGGCGCGGGTGAACGATTACGTCGTCAAGAACCTCAAGTTCGACGCGGAGGGTCTCAAGTTCGACCTGATCAAGACCGCGTTCATGGGCGACCCGGTGATAGATACGCTGGGAGAGGGCGAACTTTCGTTCGACGTGCCCGCGGACACGCTGGCGTCCGTATGGAAGGAATCCGCGTCAAAGATCGGCGTGAGCGATTTCAAACTGACGCTGTCGCCCAAGGACTCCGAAGTCGGTCTCGAAGGAAAGTGGAAGATATCCTGGCTGAACAAGGAGTTCCCGTTCAGCGCGAAGGCGAAGCTGTCGGTGCGCGGGGGAAGCCTGATATTTTTCGAGATTCCGGAAATCCAGGTGGGCGACCTGAAAGTGGGGCTCGACCGGCTGAAGGACGGCATATCCAAAATCAGCCCGCGGATCGACCTGGGCGACTACAAGGTGAAGCTGGACATAAACGACATTTCGATCACAAACAGCGGAATCCACATCGAGGCGCACGCGGAAGAGGCGGAAGCGGAATCTTCCAACAGCAAATAGAAAATCGCAGTACGTTTACGGTATATAATCGACGCGTGCCCGCCGGATTGGATTCTGACTTTCTTTCCTCTTTCCTCTCCCTCTCGCGCGCGGCGTTCCTTATCGAGACCGACGGATCGCTCGCGGTGCGGTCCGCGAGCCGGGGATACTTCCGCGGGATAGGCGAGCCGCTCCACACGCCAGTCGGCAGAAACCTGCGGGAGCTGCTCGCCGGAGGAACCAAGACGGCGGCGAGACTTTCGGAACTTGCATCGCAGGGAGGAATGGAGCCGGTTGCGCTTACGTTCCTGCCGCCGTTTCCCCAGCCGCGCAACGTTTCGGGCGTGGCTCTTGGCGCGGACGGCAGGCTGCTGCTGTTGCTCGAACGCGACGTGGACACGGTCGGCGCGGACTATCCAGCGCCAGAGCGGAGCTTTGTAAGCGAGGCCGGGGTTCACAAGGAGCTTTTCGCGACTCAGGACGAGCTGTCCCGGCTGCGCCGCGATCTCTCGCAGGCGCTCGACAGGCTCGCCGCAATCGAAGACCAGCGCGCGATGCTGCAGATGCTGGTGCCGATGATCTCGGCGGTTGCGGACAAGGCGAAAGATTTATCGTCGCTCGCCTTGATCATCTCGACGCGGCTGGGCGGCGAGAATGCGGAAAACGACGAGCTGTTGGCAA is a window of bacterium DNA encoding:
- a CDS encoding proline dehydrogenase family protein, translating into MSASASEQPGTENAARDEANPSRGQQSVSSSQAAPPKNDTFPHPHVIPTAPGASARTYQTTIRVLNKLFLPAFKIWVAGEKIDDAIKETKKLNARHPKATAIINFLGEHYTQDWKVLRTVNEYMRAIGRISDSRVRASISLKPSQMGFDLPENGPSTAERNMTAIVEAAAKRGIFAWIDMEHTGYTDFTVVTYREWLRTMSNVGIVLQANLKRTMADLRTLCTLDRGEYPNPAKIRLCKGIYKEPPEVSFTQKPDVNRNFGELIEYLISEAPQDVWAAVASHDDVYTDLGIKLNAARPHAFFEVQMLRGVRPELQTELMERDIQLAVYTPYGEDSLPYSFRRATRANNLTATVIRSLLSGIYKKVYQK
- a CDS encoding LmeA family phospholipid-binding protein; amino-acid sequence: MGCLNKLAGCIGTIIIILAIIAAILYFWLVPQLSGKIEDGLRKKLMLGPSATVEIQDTGIIAMSQGRIEKVVVDAPEARVNDYVVKNLKFDAEGLKFDLIKTAFMGDPVIDTLGEGELSFDVPADTLASVWKESASKIGVSDFKLTLSPKDSEVGLEGKWKISWLNKEFPFSAKAKLSVRGGSLIFFEIPEIQVGDLKVGLDRLKDGISKISPRIDLGDYKVKLDINDISITNSGIHIEAHAEEAEAESSNSK